The following proteins are co-located in the Rattus norvegicus strain BN/NHsdMcwi chromosome X, GRCr8, whole genome shotgun sequence genome:
- the Ezhip gene encoding EZH inhibitory protein yields the protein MASYSTPKKERTARRGSVRSQGKAPVTVCSDTSAAGSAFQGLEVDLGEPDIFSSQGKAPVTVCSGTSAASSAFQGLEVDLGAPDIFSFQGEAPVASVLAVCSDTSVAGSAFQGVEVDLGPPDTFSSQGKAPVASSVLAVCSDTSAAGSAFQGLEVDLGAPDIFSFQGEAPVASVLAVCSDTSAASSAFQGLEVDLGAPDIFSFQGEAPVASVLAVCSDTSAAGSAFQGVEVDLGPPDTFSTQGKAPVASSVLAVCSDTSAAGSAFQGLEVDLGPPDTFSTQGKAPVASSVLTVCSGTSAAGSTFQGVEVDLGEPETFSMAIENLGTFSVPDNQPFDPEGSFGPNIQLGRVRPMTRSQRELGQALRGEKDSNEPPAQTKSCRKRKQPSQNLTTKSLGALQLPEALELPHRLQLPSSLSSQPSSSHHSEYAVGNLDSPGPTTLRSTTRSGPVSTPAPMALSQAFLTVSGPPSSASGSSSDENVQELSQQTILQAPDDGVFCREPDSRGSVIPGGWVLRSRVVTFGHHSPALVSPEVQPEVHTIGWNLRPRATPRIPVLHSGPPVSSPDTGSRATQSRSRSRSASRPGSDHRRRSRETKMEPEPEPEPKSESESDHELESESEAEAEPESEAEAEPESEAETEAESEAEAEPESEAEPEPESEAEPESEPEVEPESEPEVEAEVEPESEPEAEAEVEPESEPEVEAEAEAEPESEPESESEPELVEMEPGPRSQSQARPFTSTPTLPRRSSHATASSPPRRPVRMRASSPSPPGRLYPLPGQYGEGASSSSSSTSELCVSSPHSLKGSSPPLSDLSSVSGPSPNTLWRALIPDLDNLHSSSERESEEETG from the coding sequence ATGGCCTCATATTCAACTCCAAAGAAGGAGCGGACTGCACGTAGAGGCAGTGTCAGGTCCCAAGGTAAAGCCCCCGTCACAGTCTGCAGTGACACCTCAGCGGCCGGCAGTGCTTTCCAGGGGCTCGAAGTTGACTTGGGGGAGCCTGACATCTTCTCGTCTCAAGGTAAAGCCCCCGTCACAGTCTGCAGTGGCACCTCAGCGGCCAGCAGCGCTTTCCAGGGCCTCGAAGTTGACTTGGGGGCGCCTGACATCTTCTCGTTTCAAGGTGAAGCTCCCGTTGCTTCGGTTCTCGCAGTCTGCAGTGACACCTCAGTGGCTGGCAGCGCTTTCCAGGGCGTCGAAGTTGACTTGGGGCCGCCTGACACCTTCTCCTCTCAAGGTAAAGCCCCCGTTGCTTCTTCGGTTCTCGCAGTCTGCAGTGACACCTCAGCGGCCGGCAGCGCTTTCCAGGGCCTGGAAGTTGACTTGGGGGCGCCTGACATCTTCTCGTTTCAAGGTGAAGCTCCGGTTGCTTCGGTTCTCGCAGTCTGCAGTGACACCTCAGCGGCCAGCAGCGCTTTCCAGGGCCTCGAAGTTGACTTGGGGGCGCCTGACATCTTCTCGTTTCAAGGTGAAGCTCCCGTTGCTTCGGTTCTCGCAGTCTGCAGTGACACCTCAGCGGCTGGCAGCGCTTTCCAGGGCGTCGAAGTTGATTTGGGGCCGCCTGACACCTTCTCGACTCAAGGTAAAGCCCCCGTTGCTTCTTCGGTTCTCGCAGTCTGCAGTGACACCTCAGCGGCTGGCAGCGCTTTCCAGGGCCTGGAAGTTGACTTGGGGCCGCCTGACACCTTCTCGACTCAAGGTAAAGCCCCCGTTGCTTCTTCGGTTCTCACAGTCTGCAGTGGCACCTCAGCGGCTGGCAGCACTTTCCAGGGCGTCGAAGTTGACTTGGGGGAGCCTGAAACCTTCTCCATGGCTATTGAAAACCTGGGGACATTTTCTGTGCCTGACAATCAGCCTTTTGACCCTGAGGGTAGCTTTGGCCCAAACATACAACTTGGACGTGTTAGGCCCATGACGAGAAGCCAGAGAGAGCTAGGCCAAGCCCTGAGAGGCGAAAAAGACAGCAACGAGCCCCCAGCTCAAACAAAGAGCTGTAGAAAGAGGAAGCAGCCCAGCCAAAACCTAACGACAAAAAGTCTAGGTGCACTTCAGCTTCCGGAAGCTCTCGAGTTGCCCCATAGGCTTCAGCTACCATCTTCTTTGAGCTCTCAGCCTAGCAGCAGCCACCATTCTGAATATGCAGTGGGGAACCTAGACTCCCCAGGGCCTACTACCCTTAGGAGCACCACCAGGTCAGGCCCTGTGTCTACTCCAGCCCCTATGGCCCTCAGCCAAGCCTTTCTGACTGTTTCTGGTCCTCCCAGCAGCGCCTCTGGGTCCAGCAGTGATGAGAACGTCCAGGAACTCAGTCAACAGACCATTCTGCAGGCTCCTGATGATGGAGTTTTCTGCAGGGAACCTGACTCCAGAGGCAGTGTGATTCCCGGAGGCTGGGTTCTCCGCTCACGTGTGGTAACATTTGGTCATCATAGCCCTGCACTGGTCAGCCCTGAGGTTCAGCCCGAAGTCCACACCATAGGCTGGAATTTACGCCCTCGGGCCACTCCACGGATTCCTGTTCTTCACAGTGGTCCCCCGGTGTCCAGTCCTGATACAGGCAGCCGTGCAACACAGAGCAGAAGCCGCAGTCGCAGTGCATCCAGGCCCGGCTCTGACCACCGACGACGAAGCCGTGAAACAAAGATGGAGCcggagcctgagcctgagcccaAGTCCGAGTCTGAATCTGACCACGAGCTCGAGTCTGAGTCGGAGGCCGAGGCCGAGCCTGAGTCGGAGGCCGAGGCCGAGCCTGAGTCGGAGGCCGAGACCGAGGCCGAGTCGGAGGCCGAGGCTGAGCCTGAGTCGGAGGCCGAGCCTGAGCCTGAGTCGGAGGCCGAGCCTGAGTCGGAGCCGGAGGTCGAGCCTGAGTCGGAGCCCGAGGTCGAGGCCGAGGTCGAGCCTGAGTCGGAGCCCGAGGCCGAGGCCGAGGTCGAGCCTGAGTCGGAGCCCGAGGTCGAGGCCGAGGCCGAGGCCGAGCCTGAGTCGGAGCCCGAGTCGGAGTCAGAGCCAGAGCTGGTGGAGATGGAGCCTGGCCCTCGCAGCCAGTCACAAGCAAGGCCTTTCACCTCTACGCCTACACTTCCAAGGAGATCTTCACATGCAACCGCAAGCTCTCCTCCAAGGCGTCCAGTCCGTATGCGggcctcttccccttctcctcctggtAGGCTCTATCCTTTGCCTGGGCAGTATGGTGAAGGTGCcagttcttcctcctcatccaccAGTGAGCTCTGTGTTTCAAGCCCCCATTCTTTAAAGGGCTCTTCACCTCCATTAAGTGACTTGAGTTCTGTCTCTGGTCCTAGTCCTAATACCCTTTGGCGTGCCTTGATACCTGACCTGGATAACCTCCATTCCTCCTCAGAGAGGGAgtcagaggaagaaacaggatgA